In Aedes albopictus strain Foshan chromosome 3, AalbF5, whole genome shotgun sequence, the following are encoded in one genomic region:
- the LOC115268024 gene encoding proclotting enzyme-like isoform X2 yields the protein MAHAFIRPKSYSTGHEATKAHLLPPVAVPDNCGTNNQVADLTINGDPSRVGQFPWAVPLFKRNWLSDLEYFCAGTIITDRHILTAAHCVKLVSPDDILAIPGQHNISDLLAEDGAVFADVQKVICHEDYVRDSEHLVDQDADIAILRLERPLRFTNLIKPICLRQGLHQLSKIENNNGIVSGWGHTENGPTQIPFHYTSSIVSKEQCNADLNDKIPDRARIFCADGSGSVACKGDSGSAMAIIHKNRFYLRGVVSKAILNIVTGKCDADNYAIFTDVPKFMHWILEHIDDDDDDDGDDDDDDDDDDDDDDDNDYDEDDYDDDEDDDFNANDNDDNVDSDDDDDFDNIFGFDDDVDRFFSSTFPKLSSVGVGLLINRYVIIIGIIGNGITRIVFNCNTYGWAKRLPVDFQAFLKW from the coding sequence CAATTGTGGCACCAACAATCAAGTAGCAGACCTCACCATTAACGGCGATCCCTCGCGAGTCGGTCAATTTCCATGGGCTGTACCACTATTCAAACGCAATTGGCTATCAGACCTAGAGTATTTCTGTGCTGGGACAATCATTACAGATCGACACATCTTAACCGCGGCACACTGCGTCAAACTCGTGTCACCAGATGATATCCTAGCCATTCCCGGACAACACAATATCTCAGATTTATTGGCCGAAGATGGCGCCGTTTTTGCAGATGTTCAGAAGGTCATATGCCACGAAGACTACGTGCGTGATAGTGAACACCTTGTTGATCAAGATGCGGATATTGCTATCTTGCGATTGGAAAGGCCTCTCCGTTTCACGAATTTGATTAAACCAATCTGTTTAAGGCAAGGTCTTCACCAGCTTAGTAAAATTGAAAACAACAATGGTATAGTGTCAGGCTGGGGCCACACCGAAAATGGTCCTACGCAAATCCCCTTTCACTATACCAGTTCCATTGTCAGCAAAGAGCAGTGCAACGCTGACTTGAATGATAAAATTCCCGATAGGGCCAGGATATTCTGTGCTGATGGATCGGGCTCTGTCGCTTGCAAAGGAGATTCCGGTAGCGCAATGGCTATAATACATAAGAATCGCTTTTATCTACGAGGCGTGGTATCCAAAGCGATCCTGAATATAGTAACTGGGAAATGTGATGCGGACAATTATGCTATATTTACGGATGTTCCTAAGTTTATGCACTGGATATTAGAgcatattgatgatgatgatgatgatgatggtgatgatgatgatgatgatgatgatgatgatgatgatgatgatgataatgattatgatgaagatgattatgatgatgatgaggatgatgatttTAATGCCaatgataatgatgataatgttgatagcgatgatgatgatgattttgataatatttttggttttgatgatgatgttgatcgtTTTTTTTCTTCTACTTTCCCAAAGCTTTCTTCTGTTGGTGTTGGTTTACTTATTAACAGGTATGTCATCATTATAGGCATAATAGGCAATGGCATAACTAGAATTGTTTTCAACTGTAATACATACGGTTGGGCAAAACGACTGCCAGTTGATTTTCAGGCATTTTTAAAGTGGTAG